The following proteins are encoded in a genomic region of Debaryomyces hansenii CBS767 chromosome G complete sequence:
- a CDS encoding DEHA2G06270p (highly similar to uniprot|P15731 Saccharomyces cerevisiae YBR082C UBC4 Ubiquitin-conjugating enzyme that mediates degradation of short-lived and abnormal proteins), translating to MSTKRINKELADLGRDPPSSCSAGPVGDDLYHWQASIMGPPDSPYAGGVFFLSIHFPTDYPFKPPKIAFTTKIYHPNINGNGNICLDILKDQWSPALTISKVLLSICSLLTDANPDDPLVPEIAHIYKQDRAKYESTAKEWTKKYAV from the exons ATGTCAACCAAACgtattaataaagaattagcAGACTTAGGAAG AGATCCACCATCGTCATGTTCAGCAGGACCCGTGGGGGACGATTTATACCACTGGCAAGCGTCTATTATGGGACCTCCAGACTCGCCATATGCCGGGGGGGTTTTTTTCTTATCGATCCATTTCCCTACCGATTATCCATTCAAGCCACCTAAGATTGCGTTCACGACCAAAATCTACCACCCTAATATTAACGGTAACGGGAACATCTGTTTGGATATATTAAAGGACCAGTGGTCGCCGGCGTTGACGATTTCCAAGGTGTTGTTATCTATTTGCTCGTTGTTGACTGATGCCAACCCCGACGATCCTTTGGTGCCAGAAATCGCTCATATTTACAAGCAAGACAGAGCCAAGTACGAATCCACCGCTAAGGAATGGACCAAAAAGTATGCAGTTTAA
- a CDS encoding DEHA2G06226p (similar to CA5979|IPF921 Candida albicans IPF921 BTB domain and Ankaryin repeat containing protein), producing MPESTNSSNINRTNIQSVSSTLSGLSKNELTNRDIFGRTILHILILANRYDSLRNLLKNPDVRSLVTLTDYENGWNCLHYVIFHKRLSCYKVLINYLQNSKTGLTGNLNNSLLLEMLRCKDRNKVTPLQLLDNDFKDLVWVPEYIDENNEYHLSYRFQGAKDSDGGDNENNEEIEKILTNKRPFIRQKHNWSTPERGGSDIYMFGSNKNNNLGVGDATDRAIPSKISHECFKTKGIESQNIQTGLMKPRYRMVKISKNHSIVLTYDGSLYSCGIGSRGRLGHGFNDLNNTFRFKKINFYEFNEDDEDNGQDHAEQVIKDVAISSNHSIALNNENEIYSWGLNNFNQLGYTSSIASSSNSVSNKTFLEPFEGQPKEIISGDLKRNQSPINGLAVSKIHSVAYTRNELFFWGLCIGQMGIPIDSTTTPIEHKVNNTIYKGFIQRSPKRVALRDDIKYVSTSETCTCVISSTNDIHIFYQYQHFKLPKIPVKGSTDKHFDLFKPTKLTQAIKIEKVCLKSHQFIALLLDNGDVMSFSLSHSENDDGSSKGYKNLKYASLWKSYDRDMKVIDIDVSNDGSIILCTRNGSAFIKTHSSQRKNSMSEVSLSVPASKNKFKKIESLNKVIKVSCDDNFLSFGFIRDDIDLIPFELQSNDFLKDMEYLSCLSDIDFARKQKQLLNSGHKHSSYISDYLYSQRTKANVNNSYHSIFPSHQQEDEEELDEMHTMEDNEYSKNLTYDILYNRYISRYDFQKNKRIKLRNTYSHTSRAEDEILMNLLKSDILYLSYKLAGNSESNKRYNCSIKFAKFPDISIKIHKEIFIKRSPFCAKIFNPTNAGEYFIEGGVEGRYSPDENELVFTNNINIKSVLIITHFIYSNRVLSIWDDFPGGLNCPSDIKEIRQDFDKLSKLFLVTDLLGKLTKDEVYLKKVQALINDKQNGDVIIRLKDGDITCHSYILIASSAFFETVLSERWDNQEDTEGLKVLTLGDVSVFQFELILRHLYGYNDLELFDCLNEKTSDNPDIDEFINCLLELIEISDELLLLQLKNLCQLGIKDFISLENVLILLMHAHYLGATKLFMNCCWFIYNNLDAILFDPSFREIPDDLLKELERQAQFFQYCKSIDFAENCEKVSENSLKNWMELQSNSLIFDFLNNIKEHNEVFISDKRGFEGFDPVIDIKYNQRKPTQESSKKKKDGRSHSVASRKNSTISNIQANLVDFRKIAATKNNENEEALDDSEDGFEVVNKRRQNSKSDNIRPASVLNSTSPTPPPSQSPSRSSSIVDVPNIQPTRKTSLPGSAPTKPLMVTKETQCNPRLSPHSNWATKSNAGTLIDKQPVLGKGLELQTKEQQSLSSKKNSKLKFGPSVRLSQKERKKMASQITPDNNSNEEVSKILNPWSKKDSIGATANNSDGIGLPTRGSSSRSSKHEDNTKRKNSQIKGIVRNGANNSSGTGELRKSDLPKLGNADSQAKQGTNQIKSSAYSSMALNVNKPVNKVYSTPSLTEIMIHESLKIEEAKIKETERKTLQEIQQEQQFAKWWEEEALRIQRQMLQMEINGRVESGSSTKHNSGTNKTKKSRNTKPKRSSTSNSDSAYTPNNKTQTKHKNATKE from the coding sequence ATGCCCGAGTCTACTAATTCCTCCAATATAAATAGGACGAATATTCAACTGGTATCTTCCACTCTTTCTGGACTTTCAAAGAATGAATTGACAAATCGTGATATTTTTGGTAGGACTATTTTACATATTTTAATACTAGCTAATAGATATGATCTGCTTAGAaacttattgaaaaatccTGATGTAAGACTGTTGGTTACCCTTACTGATTATGAGAATGGCTGGAATTGCTTGCATTATGTTATTTTCCATAAGAGATTGTCTTGTTATAAGGTGCTCATAAACTACTTACAAAATCTGAAAACAGGTTTAACAGGCAATCTAAACAATAGCCTCCTACTTGAAATGCTTAGATGTAAAGATCGGAATAAAGTTACTCCCCTTCAACTCTTGGATAACGATTTCAAGGATTTGGTTTGGGTTCCGGAGTATATCGACGAAAATAATGAGTACCATTTGAGTTATAGATTTCAAGGAGCCAAGGATTCTGATGGTGGCGACAATGAAAACAATGAAGAGATTGAGAAAATACTTACAAATAAGAGGCCATTTATACGGCAGAAACATAATTGGTCTACTCCAGAAAGAGGCGGCTcggatatatatatgtttgGCTctaacaaaaataataatttaggCGTTGGTGATGCTACAGATAGAGCTATACCCTCAAAGATTTCACACGAATGCTTTAAAACAAAGGGAATTGAGAGTCAAAATATACAGACCGGTCTAATGAAACCAAGATATCGGATGGTTAAAATCTCTAAGAATCATTCTATAGTATTGACTTATGACGGCAGTTTATATTCGTGTGGTATTGGTTCACGAGGTCGACTTGGCCATGGgtttaatgatttaaacAATACTTTTCGtttcaagaagataaatttttatgaGTTTAatgaggatgatgaagataacgGACAGGATCATGCAGAGCAAGTTATCAAAGATGTAGCCATTTCAAGTAATCATTCCATTGCCTTAAATAATGagaatgaaatttattcttggggcttgaataatttcaacCAACTTGGCTACACATCCTCAATAGCTTCAAGCTCTAACTCCGTCTCGAATAAGACCTTCCTTGAGCCTTTTGAAGGTCAGCcgaaagaaataatttccGGGGACTTGAAGAGAAACCAAAGTCCCATTAATGGTTTAGCTGTATCTAAGATTCATTCCGTTGCATATACTAGgaatgaattatttttctGGGGCTTATGTATTGGCCAAATGGGAATACCTATAGATTCAACAACAACGCCTATAGAACATAAGGTGAATAATACAATTTACAAAGGATTTATTCAACGCAGCCCAAAGAGAGTCGCTTTGAGAGATGACATTAAGTATGTACTGACATCCGAAACTTGTACGTGTGTTATAAGTTCGACTAATgatattcatatattttatcaatatcagcATTTCAAGTTGCCAAAAATTCCTGTTAAGGGATCCACGGATAAacattttgatttatttaaacCAACAAAGCTCACGCAAGCAATTAAAATAGAAAAGGTATGTTTAAAGAGCCACCAGTTCATTGCGCTTTTATTAGATAATGGAGATGTCATGAGTTTCTCGTTATCTCACTCTGAGAATGATGATGGATCGTCGAAAGGTTATAAGAACTTGAAATATGCTTCTTTATGGAAGTCATATGACCGAGACATGAAGGTAATAGACATTGATGTTTCTAATGATGgatcaattattttatgTACTAGAAATGGTTCTGCATTTATCAAAACGCATTCTTCTCAGAGAAAGAATTCAATGAGTGAAGTAAGCTTGTCTGTTCCAGCTCTGAAAAATAAgttcaaaaaaattgagaGTTTGAATAAGGTAATTAAGGTGTCTTgtgatgataattttttatctttCGGATTTATTAGAGATGACATTGATTTAATACCCTTTGAATTACAAAGTAATGACTTCTTAAAAGATATGGAGTACCTTAGTTGTCTATCTGACATAGATTTTGCTAGGAAGCAGAAGCAGCTTTTAAACTCTGGCCATAAGCATAGTTCTTATATTTCAGACTACTTATATTCCCAGAGAACAAAGGCCaatgtaaataattcatatcattcaattttcCCTAGTCATCAacaagaagatgaagaagagttAGATGAAATGCATACAATGgaagataatgaatacAGTAAAAATTTGACATACGATATACTATACAATAGGTACATTAGCAGATATGATTTCCAGAAGAATAAAAGAATCAAACTCAGGAACACTTATCTGCATACATCTCGTGCTGAAGATGAAATCCTTatgaatttgttgaaatcGGACATCCTTTATTTATCATATAAATTGGCGGGGAATTCAGAGTCTAACAAAAGGTATAATTGCTCAATAAAGTTTGCAAAATTTCCTGATATATCGATTAAAATTCacaaagaaatattcatcaaGAGGTCACCATTCTGCgctaaaatatttaatccAACAAATGCAGGTGAGTATTTCATAGAAGGTGGAGTAGAAGGTAGATACAGCCCAGATGAGAATGAGTTGGTTTTCacaaataatataaatattaaatcGGTCTTGATTATCACccattttatatattctaataGGGTATTAAGTATATGGGATGATTTTCCAGGGGGGCTAAATTGTCCGAGTGATATAAAGGAGATAAGACaggattttgataaattatcgAAACTTTTCTTAGTGACAGATCTATTAGGTAAACTTACTAAGGATGAGGTATACTTAAAAAAGGTTCAAGCTTTAATTAACGATAAACAGAACGGGGATGTAATTATAAGACTTAAAGATGGGGATATAACTTGCCACTCATACATCTTAATTGCAAGTTCTGCATTTTTTGAAACTGTTTTGTCAGAACGATGGGATAATCAGGAAGACACTGAAGGTCTCAAAGTTCTAACTTTAGGCGACGTATCcgtttttcaatttgaattaatattgCGCCATTTATACGGCtataatgatttagaatTGTTTGATTGTTTGAACGAAAAAACTAGTGATAATCCGGATATTGacgaatttattaattgtttATTAGAGCTAATTGAGATTTCAGATGAATTACTACTATTGCAATTAAAAAACCTATGCCAGCTAGGtattaaagattttatATCTTTGGAGAATGTGTTGATTCTCTTAATGCATGCTCATTATTTAGGTGCTACAAAGTTATTCATGAATTGTTGTtggtttatttataataatttggatgcaattttatttgatcCAAGTTTTAGAGAAATACCGGATGACTTGCTTAAAGAGCTAGAAAGACAAGCccaatttttccaatattgcAAACTGATCGACTTCGCTGAAAATTGTGAAAAGGTGAGTGAGAATTCACTTAAAAATTGGATGGAATTGCAGTCAAATTCGTtgatatttgatttcttgaataatataaaagAGCACAATGAAGTGTTTATATCAGACAAAAGAGGGTTTGAAGGTTTTGATCCAGtgattgatattaaatataatcagCGAAAACCGACCCAGGAATCATCtaagaagaaaaaggaCGGGAGATCTCATTCAGTCGcatcaagaaaaaattCTACTATTTCGAACATTCAAGCCAATCTTGTAGattttagaaaaattgctgcaacaaaaaataatgaaaatgaagaagctCTAGATGATTCAGAAGATGGATTCGAGGTAGTAAATAAGCGAAGAcagaattcaaaatctgaTAATATTCGACCAGCATCTGTTTTAAATTCTACTTCACCTACGCCGCCGCCATCACAATCCCCAAGTAGAAGTTCGTCAATTGTTGATGTACCAAATATTCAGCCTACAAGAAAAACATCTTTGCCAGGCTCTGCTCCTACCAAACCTCTCATGGTGACTAAGGAAACACAATGTAATCCTCGATTGAGTCCTCATTCCAACTGGGCTACTAAATCTAACGCCGGAACATTGATTGACAAGCAACCTGTTCTAGGTAAGGGTCTCGAACTTCAGACTAAAGAGCAACAGAGCTTATCGCTGAAGAAGAACAGCAAACTTAAGTTTGGACCATCAGTTCGATTATCTCAAAAAGAAAGGAAGAAAATGGCGTCTCAAATCACTCCAGATAATAACAGTAATGAAGAAGTatccaaaatattaaacCCTTGGTCAAAAAAAGATTCTATCGGCGCGACTGCTAATAATTCAGATGGTATAGGCTTACCAACTCGAGGTAGTCTGAGTCGCTCCTCAAAGCATGAGGATAATACGAAGAGAAAAAATTCCCAAATAAAGGGTATTGTAAGGAACGGTGCCAATAATTCCAGTGGTACGGGGGAGTTGCGAAAATCTGACCTACCAAAGTTGGGAAACGCTGATAGTCAAGCAAAGCAGGGCacaaatcaaataaaatcatcggcatattcttcaatggcACTCAATGTCAATAAGCCCGTCAATAAGGTATATTCTACACCTTCGTTGACTGAAATAATGATTCACGAATCTTTAAAAATAGAGGAAGCCAAGATTAAAGAAACTGAGAGAAAAACCTTGCAGGAAATACAACAGGAGCAACAATTTGCTAAATGGTGGGAAGAAGAAGCACTTCGAATTCAACGCCAAATGTTGCAAATGGAAATAAATGGACGGGTCGAATCTGGCTCATCTACAAAGCATAATAGTGGAACAAATAAGACTAAAAAAAGTCGAAATACTAAACCTAAGCGGTCGTCGACAAGCAATAGTGACTCGGCGTATACACCAAACAATAAAACCCAAACTAAACATAAAAATGCCACTAAAGAGTGA
- a CDS encoding DEHA2G06248p (similar to uniprot|P35177 Saccharomyces cerevisiae YBR081C SPT7 Subunit of the SAGA transcriptional regulatory complex), which produces MEKLSAFQINNKYKLFQLAKDLNSTKFFETCLNDNQYKIISYLLSTDNYELWSNFLEGNCYLQVNKSPTTEESDQVDEENEEVIEEGHKPIKMLALHIRYLLWEKAIDFYYSSKDLDQSVYTIEEVTDDYELIDKLDKVPEENVTNGEGTENDSTSEAKAAPIAREEEDDYDDEEEEEEEEEKKEEETDKKNVHNSEDHATSGDVTYNDDHQAILEVPSSLFEEKPEPETNTELEQPSTTESRLNIEEQENLIKEFNKVYHNFEYDRETLIKRRKLEKSDMQLEEAGSDDIDGIQNGTENMSNMDGTDNMVINLGSASLSLKHLLQTIQQQRDEIPLNDFELRTLFMDVRKNRGKWANDERVGQEELYEACEKVVMDLRGYTEHSTPFLNKVSKREAPNYGLIIKTPMDLNTVMKKLKGLQYNSKEEFVNDLMLIWNNCLTYNVDPKHFLRAHAIAMQRRTQKLIPSIPNITIRSRADVEKEEELENEEKGSPIGAGKSSKKGRKRTREDQIKTEDETNNESPDPSSLSETPATGVSATEAPFVENENKKTDAIDQDNEEEEEEADPDVREDNDNDNNDDEDEVGPELQAWRTLTAKSRAHYCAQRAGLFDDNYKLKPNAEAIIRESNEMSNFNHYLNNTSVVSKSSNLLENDEPYLLEYDITGGLPGFKYSGVNEEDEERREQRLVDVYLQQADGDASKIKSPFVLPTDSGLNKVYLENISEMQEIRKICFKISLIRQMQTQSFVHHTQLRQPEIDALKEVDVDPVSKLSNHDPFHKDIQYSILRRNISKIAMQTGYETTQPPAINTLTQLAERYMENLIKSIKLHSESSSSNKLTTREILLLSLLENGIDKPDDLYTFVKEKIVKQQAKLKDLRVKLSNFLKELLKPGLENFNEKSFDDNSEQFMTGDFSNDLGDDFFGFKELGLDKEYKMLSSSIPIYLLHSRLHNSYSANGIISKRNKYEDLKEYNVPKLYASDIENQIGILTPFYSKLLDKSKHHFVKVQKKKGESTTLPENDKLVLIEDEELPQKQRNVRPRLPPTGKITSTKKKIIANSFILPDEEELAVS; this is translated from the coding sequence ATGGAGAAGCTATCTgcatttcaaataaataataagtaCAAATTATTTCAGTTGGCCAAAGATTTGAATTCGACCAAGTTCTTCGAAACATGTTTAAATGACAACCAATATAAGATAATAAGCTATCTATTGTCGACAGATAATTACGAATTGTGGTCTAACTTTTTGGAAGGAAATTGTTATTTACAAGTGAACAAAAGCCCGACTACAGAAGAATCGGACCAAgtagatgaagaaaatgaagaagttaTAGAAGAGGGTCACAAGCCTATAAAGATGTTGGCATTACACATTAGATATCTTTTATGGGAAAAAGCTATagatttttattattcgtCAAAAGACTTAGATCAATCTGTATATACAATCGAAGAAGTCACTGATGATTACGAACTAATTGACAAACTAGATAAAGTTCCAGAAGAGAATGTTACAAATGGCGAAGGAACTGAAAACGACTCGACATCAGAGGCCAAAGCGGCACCCATTGCGAGAGAGGAAGAGGACGATtatgacgatgaagaagaagaagaagaagaagaggaaaagaaagaagaagaaacagacAAGAAGAACGTCCATAATTCGGAAGATCATGCTACACTGGGAGATGTGACATATAACGATGACCACCAGGCGATTCTTGAAGTTCCCTCAAGTTTATTCGAAGAAAAGCCAGAACCTGAGACTAATACAGAATTAGAACAACCATCAACCACAGAATCAAGGCTTAATATAGAAGAGCAAGAAAACttaattaaagaatttaacaaagtatatcataattttgaatacgACAGAGAGACATTAAtaaagagaagaaaattGGAAAAGTCAGATATGCAACTAGAAGAGGCGGGCTCGGATGACATCGATGGCATTCAAAATGGTACTGAAAACATGTCAAATATGGACGGCACCGACAACATGGTAATCAACCTCGGTTCGGCTTCCCTTTCATTAAAACATTTACTTCAAACTATTCAGCAACAAAGAGACGAGATCccattaaatgattttgagtTGCGTACCTTATTTATGGATGTTAGGAAGAATCGAGGTAAATGGGCAAATGACGAAAGAGTCGGGCAAGAAGAGCTATATGAGGCATGCGAGAAAGTAGTTATGGATTTGAGAGGTTATACTGAACATTCAACTCCCTTTTTAAATAAAGTTTCCAAAAGAGAAGCCCCGAATTATGGTTTGATTATTAAAACGCCAATGGACCTTAACACAGTCATGAAAAAGTTAAAAGGTTTACAgtataattcaaaagaagaatttgttAACGATTTGATGCTTATATGGAATAATTGTTTGACCTACAATGTTGATCCAAAGCATTTTTTACGGGCACATGCCATTGCAATGCAAAGAAGAACGCAAAAGCTTATTCCTTCCATCCCAAATATAACTATAAGAAGTAGAGCAGATGTTGAAAAGGAGGAAGAGTTAGAAAATGAGGAGAAAGGTTCTCCTATTGGTGCAGGTAAATCATCTAAAAAAGGTAGAAAGAGAACAAGAGAAGATCAAATTAAGACAGAAGACGAAACCAATAATGAGTCGCCTGATCCATCATCACTTTCGGAGACGCCCGCGACAGGAGTAAGTGCAACCGAAGCACCATTTgtagaaaatgaaaataaaaagacTGATGCAATAGATCaggataatgaagaagaagaagaagaagctgatCCAGATGTGCGAGAGGATAACgataatgataacaatgatgatgaagacgaagtTGGTCCAGAGTTACAAGCATGGCGTACTTTGACGGCGAAATCGAGAGCCCATTATTGCGCACAAAGAGCAGGCTTATTTGATGACAACTACAAGCTCAAACCTAATGCCGAAGCTATCATAAGAGAATCCAATGAGATGAGTAATTTTAACCATTATCTTAATAACACACTGGTTGTATCTAAAAGTAGTAATTTACTAGAAAATGACGAGccttatttattagaatatgACATCACTGGTGGATTGCCAGGATTCAAGTATAGCGGTGtcaatgaagaagacgaagagAGAAGAGAACAAAGATTAGTGGATGTTTATTTACAACAAGCTGATGGCGATGCTAGTAAGATTAAGTCGCCTTTCGTACTTCCAACAGACAGCGGATTAAACAAAGTATACCTAGAGAACATATCTGAGATGCAAGAAATAAGGAAAATATGTTTCAAGATCTCCCTTATCCGTCAGATGCAAACGCAGCTGTTTGTACATCATACCCAGTTAAGGCAACCAGAGATTGATGCACTTAAAGAAGTCGATGTCGATCCTGTTTCCAAATTATCTAATCACGACCCCTTCCATAAGGATATTCAGTACTCTATTTTAAGGCGGAATATTTCTAAGATTGCAATGCAAACAGGATATGAAACTACACAACCTCCTGCGATCAATACTTTAACGCAACTCGCAGAGAGATATATggaaaatttgattaaatcGATTAAATTACATTCAGAAAGTAGTTCGTCTAACAAATTGACGACCAGAGAAATTCTTCTATTGTCTCTTTTAGAAAATGGTATTGATAAGCCAGATGATCTTTATACATTTGTGAAAGAGAAGATTGTCAAACAGCAAGCaaaattgaaggatttgAGAGTGAAATTATCTAACTTCctcaaagaattattaaagcCTGGATTAGAAAACTTTAATGAGAAGAgttttgatgataatagTGAACAATTTATGACAGgtgatttttcaaatgacCTTGGTGACGATTTCTTTGGGTTTAAAGAACTTGGATTGGATAAGGAATATAAAATGTTAAGTTCTTCTATTCCGATTTATCTTTTGCATTCAAGGCTCCATAACTCATATAGTGCTAACGGAATCATCAGCAAAcgaaataaatatgaagatttgaagGAATACAATGTCCCCAAATTATATGCATCCGATATAGAAAATCAAATTGGCATATTGACTCCATTTTACTCCAAATTGTTGGACAAATCAAAGCATCATTTCGTGAAGGtgcagaagaagaaaggtGAAAGCACTACGTTAcctgaaaatgataaattagTGTTAatagaagatgaagaattgcCTCAAAAACAGAGAAATGTTCGCCCTAGATTACCACCTACTGGTAAAATCACAtcgacgaagaagaagattattGCTAACTCCTTTATCTTACCAGATGAAGAGGAGTTGGCTGTATCATAG
- a CDS encoding DEHA2G06292p (similar to CA5976|IPF928 Candida albicans IPF928 zinc-finger transcription factor of the Zn(2)-Cys(6) binuclear cluster domain type): MLVTFNSKAKDTNKRDEGGRMAGGDDIVVLGPPRRNGKDEGKVGKPSVESRGASKMDVKAAKSESGTIRIIEDARDFHKMKASRRSKQGCLTCKIRKKKCNETRPVCADCARLNKECVWVDYSTMSDEQIRVLRERVEHEESISKLRKRKARDSSTETARTSYDPTPLEMKDSQMTYACATQKLQESYTKMSEHGVSKSPSSSKLFRVFNSTPSPSSNSPVPTISSLQQAFVTPNSPTISNLMNPLDHENGKHIPTDDVVDLPNLGPYESNPYDKVACSPSAFLNYLRGLNQPHDNTKQDENSYAFPFLGDHHDKSKEASITQSPNFSISNILEQFSGDRQLSPSNFNNFASSLNSIFTPLPPSPPSIIPELTGKSAYLYNYYVETLSRKVCIAPSSQNNSNSYQNIFLPLAHKDKGVLYGILAWSGFHLDGDWINEGKKYADLALEHMNKTLKESMDRNQGKDDRHAILVKLATLLILCGAEICRGDVKNWSIYLYWGWKILFTNGGILNFNSTKEEHWLISNFAYHDLLASSSSERGTYFRSEDYETIFSDHAGLSQGNLNPLLGVSKKLYRIIGDISTLAFESKIILSQYYNRDSINTKTGISESPIFGTPKDIDDNDSDLSIHARMNRLLSSVIDKAIILQMEIDESKPDLTDLVNLTDEELEWQLTLFEAFQISAKLFLRQTIMKCNPSSLESQILANDLIKCIDIVLGSPVQASLVFPMFMSGIHCVTTYDRDTMRQRLDQFMKLYGPWNVTRAKFLMEKVWEKSPEGDRVVDWHSILKDLGWDINFA, from the coding sequence ATGTTGGTGACTTTCAATTCGAAGGCTAAAGACACGAATAAGAGGGACGAAGGGGGCCGAATGGCGGGAGGAGACGATATAGTGGTGTTAGGGCCCCCTAGAAGGAACGGTAAGGATGAGGGAAAGGTCGGTAAGCCCCTGGTAGAAAGCCGGGGTGCATCCAAGATGGATGTGAAGGCTGCGAAGAGCGAGAGTGGGACGATAAGGATAATTGAGGATGCCCGTGACTTCCACAAGATGAAGGCTTCAAGGAGATCGAAGCAAGGGTGTTTGACGTGCAAGATACGGAAGAAAAAGTGCAATGAGACGAGACCTGTTTGTGCGGACTGTGCTCGTTTGAATAAAGAGTGTGTGTGGGTGGATTACAGCACGATGAGCGACGAGCAGATCAGGGTATTACGGGAACGAGTCGAGCACGAAGAGAGCATTCTGAAGTTGCGGAAGCGTAAGGCTAGGGACTCGTCGACTGAAACGGCCCGAACTCTGTACGATCCAACCCCGCTTGAAATGAAGGACTCTCAGATGACATACGCTTGTGCCACGCAGAAATTACAAGAGTCGTATACCAAGATGTCGGAGCACGGCGTGCTGAAGAGTCCAAGTCTGCTGAAGCTTTTTAGAGTGTTCAACAGTACTCCGTCGCCCAGCTCAAACTCTCCTGTCCCGACGATCTCGAGCCTCCAACAAGCATTTGTTACCCCCAATTCGCCTACCATCAGCAATCTCATGAACCCACTTGACCACGAAAATGGGAAACATATCCCCACCGACGACGTGGTAGACCTTCCCAATCTCGGGCCATATGAATCTAACCCTTATGATAAGGTGGCATGCTCGCCGTCGGCGTTCTTGAACTATCTAAGGGGATTGAATCAACCCCACGATAACACCAAGCAAGACGAAAATAGTTATGCTTTTCCATTCCTAGGCGACCATCACGATAAGTCAAAGGAGGCCAGCATTACACAATCACCTAATTTTTCTATTCTGAATATATTAGAACAGTTTTCCGGCGATAGGCAATTATCGCCatccaatttcaataactttGCATCATCATTGAATTCTATATTCACCCCTTTACCACCATCACCCCCTTCGATAATCCCAGAATTGACTGGCAAAAGCGCCTACTTATACAACTATTATGTGGAAACCCTATCCAGAAAAGTGTGTATTGCACCCAGTTCGCAGAACAATTCCAACTCGTAccagaatatttttttacCACTTGCTCATAAGGATAAGGGTGTTCTTTACGGGATTTTGGCATGGTCGGGCTTTCATCTAGATGGTGATTGGATAAATGAAGGTAAAAAGTATGCCGATTTAGCGTTGGAACATATGAATAAGACGTTGAAGGAATCAATGGACAGAAACCAAGGGAAAGACGATCGACATGCTATTTTGGTTAAGTTAGCTACTTTACTTATTTTATGTGGTGCCGAAATTTGCCGTGGAGACGTTAAAAACTGGTCCATCTACTTATACTGGGGCtggaaaatattatttacgAATGGAGGCATCCTAAATTTTAATCTGACAAAAGAAGAGCATTGGTTAATATCTAACTTCGCATATCATGATTTATTGGCTAGTTCCTCGAGTGAAAGAGGTACCTATTTCCGGTCTGAGGACTATGAAACTATATTTTCAGACCATGCGGGCCTATCGCAAGGAAACCTTAACCCCTTGCTTGGTGTCTCTAAAAAACTCTATAGAATCATTGGAGATATCAGCACTTTGGCATTTGAAAgtaaaattatattaagCCAATACTACAATAGAGATTCTATAAATACTAAAACGGGGATTTCGGAGTCTCCCATATTTGGAACCCCAAAGGACATTGACGACAACGATTCAGATTTGAGTATACACGCGAGAATGAATCGTTTGCTATCGTCGGTTATAGATAAAGCAATAATACTTCAAATGGAAATAGACGAATCAAAGCCAGATCTTACAGACTTGGTAAATCTAACAGATGAAGAACTAGAATGGCAATTGACTCTTTTTGAAGCATTTCAGATTAGTGCCAAGTTATTTCTCAGACAAACTATTATGAAGTGCAATCCGTCATCGTTGGAATCCCAGATACTTGCAAACgatttgataaaatgcATCGACATAGTATTGGGTTCCCCGGTGCAGGCATCACTAGTGTTCCCAATGTTCATGTCTGGTATCCATTGCGTTACAACATACGATAGAGATACGATGAGACAAAGACTTGATCAGTTTATGAAATTATATGGTCCCTGGAATGTTACAAGAGCGAAATTTCTTATGGAGAAAGTTTGGGAGAAGAGCCCAGAAGGTGACAGGGTTGTAGATTGGCATTCAATTCTTAAAGACCTAGGATGGGATATCAATTTTGCTTAA